A DNA window from Lujinxingia litoralis contains the following coding sequences:
- the mtnA gene encoding S-methyl-5-thioribose-1-phosphate isomerase, whose protein sequence is MASNVVPLKWEGDRASGTLRMLDQRRLPTEEYWQTLHSAEEVARGIRDMVIRGAPAIGIAAAFGMALGMRAFDGEHTSRALELRRLHDLLASTRPTAVNLFWALERCRQVAERLEDADNAALTDALFDEAERIFQDDRDNNLRLGNFGAALFEGPTRILTHCNTGALATGGYGTALGVIRALHAQGKLTHVWVDETRPYLQGARLTAWECVQEGIDATLITDSMAAHFMKLGQVDAVIVGTDRIARNGDVANKIGTYMLAVLCKHHNIPFYVATPLSTIDLSTASGDDIEIEQRDPAEVSHIGERQMAPEGVGVAHPAFDVTPANLVTAIITEAGVVHPPYTRSLPTLF, encoded by the coding sequence ATCGCCTCCAACGTCGTGCCTCTGAAATGGGAGGGCGACCGTGCCTCCGGAACCCTCCGGATGCTCGACCAGCGCCGCCTCCCCACCGAGGAATACTGGCAGACGCTCCACAGCGCCGAAGAGGTCGCCAGGGGCATCCGCGACATGGTCATCCGCGGGGCCCCGGCCATCGGCATCGCCGCGGCCTTTGGCATGGCCCTGGGGATGCGCGCCTTTGACGGCGAACACACCAGCCGCGCCCTCGAGCTGCGCCGCCTCCACGACCTGCTCGCCAGCACACGTCCCACCGCCGTCAACCTCTTCTGGGCCCTGGAGCGCTGCCGCCAGGTGGCCGAGCGCCTCGAAGACGCCGACAACGCCGCGCTCACCGACGCCCTCTTCGACGAGGCCGAGCGCATCTTCCAGGACGACCGCGATAACAACCTGCGCCTGGGCAACTTCGGCGCCGCTCTCTTCGAGGGCCCCACCCGCATCCTGACCCACTGCAACACCGGCGCGCTGGCCACCGGGGGCTACGGCACCGCGCTGGGGGTGATCCGGGCGCTGCACGCCCAGGGCAAACTCACCCACGTCTGGGTCGATGAGACCCGCCCCTACCTGCAGGGCGCGCGCCTCACCGCCTGGGAATGCGTCCAGGAGGGCATCGACGCCACCCTCATCACCGACTCCATGGCCGCCCACTTCATGAAGCTCGGCCAGGTCGACGCGGTCATCGTCGGCACCGACCGCATCGCCCGAAACGGCGACGTCGCCAACAAGATCGGCACCTACATGCTGGCCGTGCTCTGCAAGCACCACAACATCCCCTTCTACGTAGCCACCCCCCTCTCCACCATCGACCTCTCCACGGCGAGCGGCGACGACATCGAGATCGAGCAACGCGATCCCGCCGAAGTCTCGCATATCGGGGAGCGTCAGATGGCCCCTGAGGGCGTCGGCGTGGCCCACCCCGCCTTTGATGTGACCCCGGCCAACCTGGTCACCGCCATCATCACCGAGGCCGGCGTGGTTCACCCGCCCTACACCCGCTCGCTCCCCACCCTCTTCTGA